One segment of Echeneis naucrates chromosome 15, fEcheNa1.1, whole genome shotgun sequence DNA contains the following:
- the crtac1b gene encoding cartilage acidic protein 1 — MLLWLLLLLLAAQSSAQRSEPMFSAITKTVLPPDYDNNPTQLNFGVAITDVDGDGDLEIFVTGYNGPNLVLKYDKVRKRLANIAVNNHSSPFYALRDRQGHAIGVTACDIDGDGREEIYVLNTNNAFSGLSTYSDKLFKFRNGRFEDLLNDDINEHRDVANHMAGRSVACVDRKGTGRYAIYIANYASGNVGPHALIEMDETASDLSQGVIALSSVAEEAGVNKFTGGRGVVVGPIVSQTLSDVFCDNEYGPNFLFRNNGDGTFTDVAQQAGVEDPMQHGRGVALADFNRDGKTDIVYGNWNGPHRLYMQLNNRKQKFKDIASQKFAMPSPVRNVIVADFDNDNELEVFFNNNAYRGPSANRLFRVSRREHGDPQIEELNVGEASEPEGRGTGAVATDFDGDGRLELLVSHGETAAQPLSVYKVNLGTTHSWLRVIPRTKFGAFARGAKVVVYTKKTGPHSRIIDGGSGYLCEMEPVAHFGLGKDVATNVEVYWPDGRSVARPLEPSEINTVLEIHYPKDEEEITPTAEIECGHGFALNENGRCTDKDECTQIPSVCPSDRSFCTNTYGSYKCRAKRRCNQGFEPNDDGSACVAQVAYFGGTQSSGEHKWSGLSFWLLSVSVLPHFSTHLQTGLL; from the exons atgttgttgtggctgctgctgttgttgttggcggCACAGTCCTCTGCTCAGCGGTCAGAGCCCATGTTCTCAGCTATAACCAAGACCGTCCTTCCTCCTGACTACGACAACAACCCCACCCAGCTCAACTTTGGTGTGGCCATCACTGATGTGGACGGGGACGGGGACCTGGAGATATTTGTGACTGG CTACAATGGCCCAAATCTGGTGCTGAAGTACGACAAGGTGAGAAAGAGGCTTGCCAACATTGCTGTTAACAACCACAGCTCCCCTTTCTATGCCCTGAGAGACCGTCAGGGACATGCCATCGGAGTGACAGCGTGTGACATTGACGGAGACGGTCGGGAGGAGATTTATGTCCTTAACACCAATAACGCCTTCTCTG GTCTGTCAACATATTCTGACAAGCTGTTTAAGTTCCGTAATGGACGCTTTGAGGACCTACTGAACGATGACATTAACGAACACAGAGACGTAGCCAACCATATGGCTGGGCGCTCAGTGGCCTGTGTGGACAGAAag ggTACAGGGCGCTATGCCATTTACATAGCTAACTATGCCAGTGGCAACGTGGGTCCTCATGCTCTCATAGAAATGGATGAGACAGCGAGTGACCTCTCACAAGGCGTCATTGCCCTTTCCAGTGTGGCGGAGGAAGCTGGAGTCAACAAGTTCACTG GAGGCCGGGGTGTCGTGGTGGGCCCCATTGTCAGTCAAACGTTGTCTGATGTGTTTTGTGATAACGAGTACGGACCAAACTTCCTGTTCAGGAACAATGGCGATGGGACTTTCACAGATGTGGCACAGCAGGCTG GTGTGGAGGACCCCATGCAGCATGGCAGAGGGGTTGCTCTGGCAGACTTCAACCGTGACGGCAAGACTGACATCGTCTACGGGAACTGGAATGGACCCCATCGCCTGTACATGCAGCTTAATAACCGCAAGCAGAAGTTCAAG GACATCGCATCCCAGAAGTTCGCCATGCCATCCCCGGTTCGCAACGTCATAGTTGCCGACTTCGACAATGACAATGAGCTGGAGGTCTTTTTCAACAACAACGCCTACAGGGGTCCCTCTGCCAACAGGCTCTTCAG GGTGAGCAGGAGAGAGCACGGTGACCCCCAGATAGAAGAGCTGAACGTTGGGGAGGCATCGGAGCCTGAAGGACGAGGAACCG GAGCTGTAGCCACAGACTTCGATGGTGATGGACGTCTGGAACTGCTGGTGTCTCATGGTGAAACTGCAGCACAGCCGCTCTCCGTCTACAAAGTCAACCTG GGTACCACTCACTCATGGCTGCGAGTGATTCCCAGGACCAAGTTTGGCGCTTTTGCCAGAGGAGCTAAAGTGGTGGtgtacacaaagaaaacaggccCACACTCACGGATCATTGATGGCGGGTCAGGATATCTGTGTGAGATGGAGCCTGTTGCCCATTTTGGCCTCG GAAAGGATGTGGCCACCAACGTCGAGGTGTACTGGCCAGACGGCCGTTCAGTGGCCCGACCCCTGGAGCCCTCAGAGATCAACACAGTGTTGGAGATCCACTACCCAAAGGACGAGGAGGAAATCACTCCAACTGCGGAAATAGAG TGTGGTCATGGCTTTGCTCTGAACGAGAATGGCCGCTGCACTG ACAAGGATGAGTGTACCCAGATCCCCTCTGTGTGCCCCTCTGACCGCTCCTTCTGCACCAACACCTATGGCAGCTATAAGTGCCGCGCCAAGAGGAGATGCAACCAGGGCTTTGAGCCCAACGATGATGGGTCAGCCTGTGTGG cccaGGTGGCTTACTTCGGAGGGACGCAGTCTTCTGGAGAACACAAGTGGTCTGGCCTTTCTTTCTggttgctctctgtctctgtgctgccACACTTCTCTACGCATCTTCAGACTGGACTACTGTAG